A window from Nomascus leucogenys isolate Asia chromosome 24, Asia_NLE_v1, whole genome shotgun sequence encodes these proteins:
- the LOC100593798 gene encoding neuroblastoma suppressor of tumorigenicity 1, producing MMLRVLVGAVLPAMLLAAPPPINKLALFPDKSAWCEAKNITQIVGHSGCEAKSIQNRACLGQCFSYSVPNTFPQSTESLVHCDSCMPAQSMWEIVTLECPGHEEVPRVDKLVEKILHCSCQACGKEPSHEGLSVYVQGEDGPGSQPGTHPHPHPHPHPGGQTPEPEDPPGAPHTEEEGAED from the exons ATGATGCTTCGGGTCCTGGTGGGGGCTGTCCTCCCTGCCATGCTACTGGCTGCCCCACCGCCCATCAACAAGCTGGCACTGTTCCCAGATAAGAGTGCCTGGTGCGAAGCCAAGAACATCACCCAGATCGTGGGCCACAGCGGCTGTGAGGCCAAGTCCATCCAGAACAG GGCGTGCCTAGGACAGTGCTTCAGCTACAGCGTCCCCAACACCTTCCCGCAGTCCACAGAGTCCCTGGTTCACTGTGACTCCTGCATGCCAGCCCAGTCCATGTGGGAGATT GTGACGCTGGAGTGCCCGGGCCACGAGGAGGTGCCCAGGGTGGACAAGCTGGTGGAGAAGATCCTGCACTGTAGCTGCCAGGCCTGCGGCAAGGAGCCTAGTCATGAGGGGCTGAGCGTCTATGTGCAGGGCGAGGATGGGCCGGGATCCCAGCCCGgcacccaccctcacccccatccccatccccaccctggCGGGCAGACCCCTGAGCCTGAGGACCCCCCTGGGGCCCCCCACACGGAGGAAGAGGGGGCTGAGGACTGA